CTAACGGATCACACTATTAAAGACAATATTTTGAGTGCTCAAATCTCGGCATTCAATGAAATACTGCCTGCAGATTTATACGATAACGATTTAACCAAAGACATTGCCCTACTACCTGTCAATCCGCTATTGGGCAGTCAAGAAGGCATCAAAATACACATTGCTCGAAAAAACGGTGACGTGACGGGGATCATTTTCGAGACCGTTGCTCCGCGTGGTTACAACGGTAATTTAAACATGCTGGTCGCCATTGATAAAAACGGCGTTGTCACTGGAAGCCGAGTAATAAGCCACAAAGAAACGCCTGGGCTTGGTGATAAAGTCGACCTTAAAAAGTCCAAGTGGATCTTAAGCTTTGCTGATAAATCCTTAACCAATCCAACATTAAAAGGCTGGGGCGTGAAAAAAGACGGCGGTAGTTTTGACCAATTCACAGGCGCAACCATCACGCCTCGTGCTGTCGTTCGCGCAGTGAAGAACACACTAATTTATTTTGAACAAAACAAAGATGCGCTGTTAGCGCGTTAGGATAACTCAATGAAAGTAAGCGCCGAAATAGCCACAGATGAATCTGTTCCCGAGAGCAAACCTAGCGCCAATTACGCGGAAATCATCTATAACGGTATCTGGAAAAACAACCCTGCATTGGTTCAACTACTTGGTTTGTGCCCTATGCTCGCCGTTACTAGCACCGTGGTTAACGCATTAGGCCTAGGGCTTGCGACGCTGGTCGTATTGGTAGGCTCAAACATTGCCGTTTCTTTAATCAGAAACTATGTGGCGGATGCGGTGCGACTGCCTGCTTTTGTGATGATTATCGCGTCTTTCACCACGTGTATAGAACTCATCATGCAAGCCTATACCTATGAGCTTTATCAAATTCTAGGTATCTTCATTCCTCTCATTGTTACCAACTGTGCAATTCTAGGACGCGCTGACGCCTTTGCTAGTCGTAATCCTGTGTTACCTTCGGCATTAGACGGCTTTATGATGGGGCTAGGCTTCATGGTGATCCTAGTGACATTGGGTGCTATGCGCGAGCTGATCGGTCAAGGAACTCTGTTCTCAGACATGCAATTACTCTTTGGTGACATGGCGATTCAGTGGAAATGGGTGGTATTCGAAAATTACCCCAATGTACTGTTTGCCGTTTTACCGCCCGGTGCTTTCATTGGTTTAGGGTTGCTTATCGCGGGGAAAAACTACCTTGATGAACGAGAAAAGAAGCGCCTAGCCGTCCAAAAAGCACAAGACGGCCCAAGCGAATCAAAACGGGTTCGGGTAACAGGACAAGTAAGCTAATTTTTTGATACGCTAGAAACAGAAACCCCACCCTAGCCCTCCCCTTGAAGATAAGGGGAGGGAATAAAGACATAAACCCCCTTCCCCTGCTAAAGGGGAAACTGGGAAGGCATAAAAGCTCTAAACCCCTCCCCCTGATAAGGGGGAGGTTGGGAGGGGGTATTAAATAACTCTAAGCTCCTCCCTGCCAAATAAGCTGGGAAGGCATAAAAGCTCTAAGCTCCTCCCCCTGCTAAGGGGGAGGTTGGGAGGGGGTATTAATCTAAGACTACTAAAATAAATAAAGGCAATTTAAGGTGAATAAAGAGAAGCGCTACGAGATTTTTTCTCGCCTAAGAGCGGAAAACCCAAACCCCGTAACCGAGTTAGAATACAACTCGCCTTTTCAACTCTTGATTGCCGTTTTATTTTCCGCACAAGCCACAGATGTGAGCGTCAACAAAGCCACCCGTAAACTGTTTCCAATAGCAGACACGCCAGAAAAAATGTTCGCTTTGGGCGTCGATGGCCTGAAAAGCTACATTAAAACCATTGGTCTGTTTAACGCCAAAGCCGAAAACGCGATTAAAACGTGTAAAATACTCATTGAAAAACATCACAGCATAGTGCCAGAAACCCGCGAAGAGCTTGAAGCACTTCCTGGTGTGGGCCGTAAAACCGCAAACGTTGTTTTAAATACCGCGTTCAGACAAGTTGCTATGGCGGTGGATACGCATATTTTTCGCTTTGGTAATCGCACTAAAGTCGCTCCCGGTAAAAACGTCTTAGAAGTGGAAATGAAGCTGCTAAAATTCGTGCCAAAAGAGTTCTTATTAGACGCTCACCACTGGATGATTCTGCATGGTCGTTATATTTGTGTGGCACGCAAACCCAAGTGCAACGCCTGTGTAATCGAAGATCTGTGTGAGTTTAAAGACAAGACATCAGACTAGTACGACTGACGCCCAGTTAGTTACCCCTCTTTAGTTAAGTAAAAGCTAATCTAAAATTAAATAACATCAAATTTATTAAACCTTTCTAGCTCGGCATTCTTCTCCTATTGATTTCACTTTATTTTTTGAGAGGATGCCATGAGCCATATTGCTAAATCCAACTTAACCCAAGCTCAACTTGATGCACATTGGATGGCCTACACAGGCAATCGCCAATTCAAAAAAGATCCTCGTATTATTACGTCCGCTGCTGGTCATTATTATACGGACCTCGACGGTCGAAGAATTTTCGACGGTTTATCTGGCTTATGGACTTGTGGGCTTGGGCACAGCGTTCCCGCTATCAACGAAGCGGTTGCTGAGCAAGTTAAAACGCTCGACTACTCCCCTGCCTTTCAATATGGGCATGAGAAGTCGTTTTTACTGGCTGAGCAAATCACTCAATTCATGCCAGCGGGGCTCAACCGAGTCTTTTTTACTGGTTCGGGTTCCGAGTCGGTCGACACAGCACTAAAAGTGGCCCGCGCATATTGGCGTAAAAAAGGCATGGGCACCAAAACGAAATTTATTGGCCGTGCCAAAGGCTATCATGGTGCCAGTGTTTCTGGTTTCAGTGTCGGCGGTATTCCAGCGAACCGCACCTTATACGGACAAGGCTTAGAGTCTTATCATTTACCGCACACTCAAGTACCTGGTACTGAGTTTACTAAAGGTATGGCGGAACAAGGTAAAGAACGCGCAGAGGATCTTATCAATCTCATTACGATGCACGATGCATCAAACATTGCCGCGGTGATTGTCGAGCCTATGTCTGGTTCTGCGGGCGTTATTGTGCCGCCACAAGGTTATCTACAGCGCTTGCGTGAAATCTGTGACCAACACAACATTCTGTTGATCTTTGATGAAGTCATTACGGCATTTGGTCGTATGGGCGCGAAAACTGGCTCAGAAGCCTTTGGGGTCACACCAGACGCGATCGTCATGGCAAAGCAGGTTACGAATGGTGTTATTCCTATGGGCGCGGTGGCGTTTAAACAGGAGATTTACGACACCTTTATGGACACTGGTGGCCAAGACTACATGCTAGAAATCCCTCATGGCTACACATATTCAGCGCATCCTATTGCCTGCGCTGCAGGGTTGGCGTCATTAGGGGAAATTAAAAAACAAGGATTGATCGAGCGAGTAAGCAACATGAGTGCTGCGTGGGAAAACAGCGTTCATCAGCTAAAAAGCGCAAGCTCGATGATTACCGATATTCGCAATTACGGTTTGGCGGCCGGTATCACGATTGCTCCTATAGGAAATGAACCAGCAAAACGCCCTTTCCAGATTGCCATGGCCATGTGGGACAAAGGTTACTACGTTCGTTATGGTGCCGATACCATTCAGTTAGCGCCACCATTTACCACAGAACAATCTGAAATAGACAGTGTCATCAACGCGTTAGGCGAAACTATAAGACAACAAAGCTAAACTATTTTAGCCGATTGCTATAAATCCTCCCTTTAATCAAGATGTTGTAAATAAGCGAACAACAACATCTTGATTCATATCAAATGGTATGGACCCACTTTTGTAGACATCTCATAGCTATATAATAATAGGTAAAGATGAGGTGAATTATGAGTGGGAAACGCTATACCGAAGAGTTCAAAATTGAAGCCGTTAAACAAGTAACAGAGCGTGGTTATAAGATTGCTGAAGTGGCTGAGCGACTTGGCGTTAGTTACAAAAGTATGCATGATTGGATTGCTCGATACCGCAAACCTGAAGCAAGTCGAAAAGCGGAAGATTCCGCTCAGTCAGAGATCCAACGGCTCAAAGCGGAGCTTCAGCGGGTGACCGAAGAGAGGGACATTCTAAAGGAGGCCGCCGTGTACTTTGCCGGGGAGTCAAAGAAAAGTACACGTTCATAAAATCACGGCTCAACGACTATTCTATTGTTGTCTTATGTCGAACACTGCAAGTCCATAGGAGCGGTTTTTACGCTTGGCTGGACCGCCCAAAAAGTCGACGAGAACAAGAAGATGACCAACTTGCCGTTACGATTAAAATGCATTGGCTTGAGAGTGGTTGTGTTTACGGCTACCGCAATATCACCAAAGACCTAAAAGGAGAAGGTAAGTCTTGTGGAAAGAATCGAGTGCTAAGAGTGATGCGCCGTGAGGGCCTAAAAGCGCTCATAGGCTACAAACGTCACCCTGTTTTTTATAGTGGCGCTGAGCGTAACACAGCGCCAAATACACTAAATAGAGAGTTTATTGTCCCAGAGCCAGATCAAGTCTGGGTAACTGATTTTACGTATATCCGGACAAAAGAAGGCTGGCTTTACGTCACCGTCGTTGTGGATCTATTTTCTAGATTGATCGTAGGGTGGTCAATGAGATCAAGAGCAACAGCGGAGTCGGTTATTGATGCTTTACTCATGGCTATTTGGCGGCGACGTCCCACAAAAAAAGTACTGGTACACTCTGATCAAGGCGCTCAATATACCTCGAAAGATTGGCAAACCTTCTTAAAAGATAATAATCTGGAAGCCAGTATGAGCCGTCGTGGTAATTGCCATGAT
This genomic stretch from Marinomonas primoryensis harbors:
- the rsxG gene encoding electron transport complex subunit RsxG, producing MELFASIRRNSLGLGIFAVLTAGLIAITHQLTDHTIKDNILSAQISAFNEILPADLYDNDLTKDIALLPVNPLLGSQEGIKIHIARKNGDVTGIIFETVAPRGYNGNLNMLVAIDKNGVVTGSRVISHKETPGLGDKVDLKKSKWILSFADKSLTNPTLKGWGVKKDGGSFDQFTGATITPRAVVRAVKNTLIYFEQNKDALLAR
- a CDS encoding electron transport complex subunit E, which translates into the protein MKVSAEIATDESVPESKPSANYAEIIYNGIWKNNPALVQLLGLCPMLAVTSTVVNALGLGLATLVVLVGSNIAVSLIRNYVADAVRLPAFVMIIASFTTCIELIMQAYTYELYQILGIFIPLIVTNCAILGRADAFASRNPVLPSALDGFMMGLGFMVILVTLGAMRELIGQGTLFSDMQLLFGDMAIQWKWVVFENYPNVLFAVLPPGAFIGLGLLIAGKNYLDEREKKRLAVQKAQDGPSESKRVRVTGQVS
- the nth gene encoding endonuclease III, giving the protein MNKEKRYEIFSRLRAENPNPVTELEYNSPFQLLIAVLFSAQATDVSVNKATRKLFPIADTPEKMFALGVDGLKSYIKTIGLFNAKAENAIKTCKILIEKHHSIVPETREELEALPGVGRKTANVVLNTAFRQVAMAVDTHIFRFGNRTKVAPGKNVLEVEMKLLKFVPKEFLLDAHHWMILHGRYICVARKPKCNACVIEDLCEFKDKTSD
- a CDS encoding aspartate aminotransferase family protein; this encodes MSHIAKSNLTQAQLDAHWMAYTGNRQFKKDPRIITSAAGHYYTDLDGRRIFDGLSGLWTCGLGHSVPAINEAVAEQVKTLDYSPAFQYGHEKSFLLAEQITQFMPAGLNRVFFTGSGSESVDTALKVARAYWRKKGMGTKTKFIGRAKGYHGASVSGFSVGGIPANRTLYGQGLESYHLPHTQVPGTEFTKGMAEQGKERAEDLINLITMHDASNIAAVIVEPMSGSAGVIVPPQGYLQRLREICDQHNILLIFDEVITAFGRMGAKTGSEAFGVTPDAIVMAKQVTNGVIPMGAVAFKQEIYDTFMDTGGQDYMLEIPHGYTYSAHPIACAAGLASLGEIKKQGLIERVSNMSAAWENSVHQLKSASSMITDIRNYGLAAGITIAPIGNEPAKRPFQIAMAMWDKGYYVRYGADTIQLAPPFTTEQSEIDSVINALGETIRQQS
- a CDS encoding IS3 family transposase (programmed frameshift), giving the protein MSGKRYTEEFKIEAVKQVTERGYKIAEVAERLGVSYKSMHDWIARYRKPEASRKAEDSAQSEIQRLKAELQRVTEERDIPKGGRRVLCRGVKEKYTFIKSRLNDYSIVVLCRTLQVHRSGFYAWLDRPKSRREQEDDQLAVTIKMHWLESGCVYGYRNITKDLKGEGKSCGKNRVLRVMRREGLKALIGYKRHPVFYSGAERNTAPNTLNREFIVPEPDQVWVTDFTYIRTKEGWLYVTVVVDLFSRLIVGWSMRSRATAESVIDALLMAIWRRRPTKKVLVHSDQGAQYTSKDWQTFLKDNNLEASMSRRGNCHDNAVAESFFSLLKKERVRNRTYQTRSDARSEIFDYIECFYNPKRHHGSNDGLSPLQYEKRYFTELETV